In one window of Bizionia sp. M204 DNA:
- the trxA gene encoding thioredoxin yields MSKFSEIINKDKPVLVDFFAEWCGPCKTMSPILKDVKDSLGEDVTILKIDVDKNQQLAAQFKVRGVPTLILYKNGKQLWRQSGLASKRDLVSLIQSHL; encoded by the coding sequence ATGAGTAAATTTTCAGAAATAATAAATAAAGACAAACCTGTTTTAGTCGATTTTTTTGCCGAATGGTGTGGACCATGTAAAACTATGAGTCCAATTTTAAAAGACGTAAAAGATAGCCTTGGTGAAGATGTCACCATTTTAAAAATAGACGTGGATAAAAACCAGCAATTAGCAGCCCAATTTAAAGTTCGTGGCGTACCAACGCTTATTCTCTATAAAAACGGAAAACAATTATGGCGACAATCTGGATTAGCTTCTAAACGCGATTTAGTATCTTTAATTCAATCACATTTGTAA
- a CDS encoding DUF3365 domain-containing protein gives MNRKYYMLIFACAVIVSCKNSETSELKEAEIEFEETNKVSKEEITIEPEKSYADIGMEYAISTKAVLGKNLIGTIQQKGTLAAVEFCNIAAYPLTDSMAVKHNAKIKRVSDKPRNPRNQANELELQHIAKFKEDFLLGVNPDPIVEETSNGVRFYYPIETNTMCLQCHGKSVAPEVYKSIKALYPKDEAIGYIENEVRGIWSISFDK, from the coding sequence ATGAATCGTAAATATTATATGTTGATTTTTGCGTGCGCTGTAATTGTGAGTTGTAAAAATTCAGAAACATCAGAACTAAAGGAAGCAGAAATTGAATTTGAGGAAACTAATAAAGTTTCTAAAGAAGAAATAACTATAGAGCCTGAAAAATCTTACGCAGATATTGGGATGGAATATGCCATAAGCACGAAAGCCGTTTTGGGAAAAAACTTAATAGGCACGATTCAACAAAAAGGTACGTTAGCAGCTGTAGAATTCTGTAATATCGCCGCTTACCCACTAACGGATAGTATGGCTGTAAAACACAATGCCAAAATTAAGCGTGTTTCTGATAAACCAAGAAACCCTAGAAATCAAGCTAATGAGCTAGAGCTTCAGCATATTGCAAAATTTAAAGAAGATTTTTTGTTAGGTGTAAATCCTGATCCTATTGTTGAAGAAACATCAAACGGCGTCAGATTTTACTATCCAATTGAAACCAATACCATGTGCTTACAATGTCATGGAAAATCGGTAGCGCCAGAAGTATACAAAAGTATAAAAGCTTTATACCCAAAAGATGAAGCCATAGGGTATATTGAAAATGAAGTACGTGGAATTTGGAGTATTTCGTTCGATAAATAA
- a CDS encoding heavy-metal-associated domain-containing protein, with protein sequence MKTTLEIQNLKCGGCAHTVSTKLADVAGVEHVSVSVESNEVSFDYASEADLVAAKQKLKSLGYPEIDAANSVVTKAKSFISCATGKMANHES encoded by the coding sequence ATGAAAACAACACTCGAAATTCAAAATTTAAAATGTGGTGGATGTGCCCATACGGTATCAACTAAATTAGCAGATGTTGCAGGTGTTGAACACGTGTCAGTATCAGTAGAATCTAACGAAGTGAGCTTTGATTATGCATCTGAAGCAGATTTGGTGGCTGCCAAACAAAAACTGAAATCTTTAGGCTATCCAGAGATTGATGCGGCTAATTCAGTAGTAACCAAAGCCAAGTCATTTATAAGTTGTGCAACCGGAAAAATGGCAAATCATGAATCGTAA
- a CDS encoding rhodanese-like domain-containing protein, which translates to MKQIIIFMSFISMLFGTAQNAALKVLPVDEYKTQIEKGKVQLVDVRTPNEYNSGHIKNAKNIDFFATSFESQFEKLNKEKPLYIYCRSGARSRKAASKLSAMGFTEIYDLKGGYLNWK; encoded by the coding sequence ATGAAACAAATTATAATCTTTATGTCATTTATATCTATGCTGTTCGGTACAGCTCAAAACGCCGCACTCAAAGTGTTACCTGTTGATGAATACAAAACACAAATAGAAAAGGGAAAAGTTCAGTTAGTTGATGTTCGAACCCCAAACGAATATAATTCTGGTCACATTAAAAATGCGAAGAATATAGATTTTTTTGCAACTAGTTTTGAAAGTCAATTTGAAAAATTAAATAAAGAAAAACCACTTTATATATATTGCAGAAGTGGTGCGCGAAGTAGAAAAGCGGCGAGCAAATTATCTGCAATGGGATTCACGGAAATTTATGATTTAAAAGGTGGTTATTTAAACTGGAAATAA
- a CDS encoding rhodanese-like domain-containing protein has translation MKIEQIYTGCLAQGAYYIESQGEVAIIDPLREVKPYLERAKKDNAKIKYIFETHFHADFVSGHVTLAKESGAKIVFGPTASTGFDSVIATDGQVFPLGDITITALHTPGHTMESTTYLLKDKNGKDYAIFSGDTLFLGDVGRPDLAQKAASMTQEELAGILFESLRTKIMTLADDVIVYPAHGAGSACGKNLSKETVGSIGDQKKTNYALRADMTKEEFIQEVTDGLQPPPQYFPLNVQMNKDGYEDIDVVLKRGTQALSPDAFEAAANETEAVILDVRHQDDYVKGHIPRSIFIGIDGGFAPWVGALIADVKQPILLVAPQGREEETITRLSRVGFDYTVGYLKGGFEAWKNSGKETDTIKSIPATEFKDILEKDTIPVFDVRKEGEFTSAHINEAHLTPLDFLNDHLSEFPKNDTFYVHCAGGYRSVIAASILKSRGIHNLVEIAGGFAAIKEAGIPVTDFVCPTTLK, from the coding sequence ATGAAAATTGAACAGATATATACAGGATGCTTAGCGCAAGGTGCTTACTATATAGAAAGCCAAGGTGAAGTGGCTATTATTGATCCACTTCGCGAAGTGAAACCGTATTTAGAGCGTGCTAAAAAGGATAACGCTAAAATCAAATATATTTTTGAAACTCATTTTCATGCTGATTTTGTAAGTGGTCACGTAACACTAGCTAAAGAAAGTGGTGCTAAAATTGTTTTTGGCCCAACCGCATCAACAGGATTTGATTCTGTTATTGCCACCGATGGCCAAGTGTTTCCATTAGGCGATATTACCATTACAGCTTTGCATACACCAGGGCATACCATGGAAAGTACCACCTATTTGCTAAAAGATAAGAACGGAAAAGATTATGCTATTTTTAGTGGAGACACCCTGTTTTTAGGTGATGTGGGTCGACCAGATTTAGCACAAAAAGCGGCAAGCATGACGCAGGAAGAGTTAGCAGGTATTTTATTTGAAAGCTTACGCACCAAAATAATGACTTTAGCTGACGATGTTATTGTTTATCCCGCTCATGGTGCAGGATCGGCATGTGGAAAAAATTTAAGCAAAGAAACCGTAGGTAGTATTGGCGACCAAAAGAAGACGAATTATGCCTTGCGTGCGGATATGACTAAAGAAGAGTTTATACAAGAAGTAACAGATGGTTTACAGCCACCACCACAATATTTCCCTTTAAATGTTCAGATGAATAAAGACGGATATGAAGATATTGATGTGGTTTTAAAACGGGGTACGCAAGCTTTATCGCCAGATGCGTTTGAAGCGGCAGCCAATGAAACTGAAGCTGTTATTTTGGATGTGCGTCATCAAGATGATTATGTAAAAGGTCATATTCCACGTTCTATTTTTATTGGAATTGATGGTGGGTTTGCCCCTTGGGTAGGAGCCTTAATTGCTGATGTAAAACAACCAATTCTATTAGTTGCGCCACAAGGCAGAGAAGAAGAAACTATTACACGTTTATCTCGTGTTGGTTTTGATTATACAGTGGGCTATTTAAAAGGAGGCTTTGAAGCTTGGAAAAATTCAGGAAAAGAAACAGATACTATTAAATCCATTCCTGCAACCGAATTTAAAGACATTTTAGAGAAAGATACTATTCCTGTTTTTGATGTTAGAAAAGAAGGCGAGTTTACATCGGCTCACATTAACGAAGCGCATTTAACACCATTAGATTTTTTGAATGATCATTTAAGCGAATTTCCAAAAAACGATACATTTTACGTGCATTGCGCTGGTGGTTACCGCAGTGTTATTGCCGCTTCTATTTTAAAGAGTCGAGGTATTCATAATTTAGTAGAAATTGCAGGTGGTTTTGCTGCAATTAAAGAAGCAGGGATTCCAGTAACAGATTTTGTTTGTCCAACTACGTTAAAGTAA
- a CDS encoding sulfite exporter TauE/SafE family protein, producing the protein MEVLEIFGYISALLIGVVLGLIGGGGSILAVPALAYLFLVNEKVATAYSLFVVGVSALVGGLKQHKKGLVDWRTAFVFGIPAIIGISIVRHFVIPALPEVMFTIGNFEFTRRMVMFGMFSILMIPAALSMLRDVKLKPENTQVSYNYPLIIIEGLLIGAITGMIGAGGGFLIIPALVLLANVDIKVAVATSLIIIAMNALSGFFLGDALTMTIDWKFLLSFTAISLIGIFIGSYLGNFIDGKKLKKGFGYFVFAMAIFIFYMEFFVKA; encoded by the coding sequence ATGGAAGTATTAGAAATTTTTGGCTATATAAGTGCTTTGCTAATTGGTGTTGTATTAGGACTAATTGGTGGTGGTGGATCCATTTTGGCAGTTCCAGCTTTGGCCTATTTATTTTTAGTTAATGAAAAAGTGGCTACAGCATATTCTTTATTTGTAGTAGGTGTTAGCGCTTTAGTTGGTGGTTTAAAACAGCATAAAAAAGGTTTAGTTGATTGGCGAACAGCTTTTGTTTTTGGTATTCCAGCAATTATTGGGATTTCAATAGTTAGGCATTTTGTTATTCCGGCACTTCCCGAAGTTATGTTTACAATAGGCAATTTCGAGTTTACGAGACGAATGGTTATGTTCGGAATGTTTTCTATTTTAATGATTCCTGCCGCTTTGTCCATGTTAAGAGATGTGAAATTAAAACCTGAAAACACGCAAGTGTCTTACAACTATCCTTTAATTATTATTGAAGGGCTTCTTATAGGTGCTATTACGGGTATGATTGGAGCAGGCGGCGGTTTTTTGATTATTCCGGCGCTAGTACTTTTGGCTAATGTGGACATAAAAGTGGCCGTAGCAACTTCTTTAATTATTATAGCCATGAATGCCTTGTCTGGATTTTTTCTAGGTGATGCTTTAACCATGACAATTGATTGGAAATTTCTATTATCATTTACAGCTATTTCATTGATTGGTATTTTTATAGGAAGTTATTTAGGTAACTTTATTGATGGTAAAAAACTTAAAAAAGGCTTTGGTTATTTTGTCTTTGCCATGGCTATTTTTATCTTCTACATGGAATTTTTTGTAAAGGCGTAA
- a CDS encoding Crp/Fnr family transcriptional regulator, translating into MLEELTNNYGHFFEKDLLDEINQVGFLKEVKQDDVLIEIGSYVKSMPLLITGAIKILRQDNDGDELLLYFLEKGDTCAMTLTCCLGRTKSEIRAIAETDARLIMIPIEKMEEWSSKYKSWRNFVFESYHSRLNEMLDTIDSIAFLKMDARLLKYLNEKARVSEDYTIYSTHQDIAYELNTSRVVVSRLLKKLENMGKVQLNRNYIILNKE; encoded by the coding sequence ATGTTAGAAGAGTTAACTAATAATTATGGTCATTTTTTTGAAAAAGACTTGCTTGATGAAATAAATCAGGTTGGTTTTTTAAAGGAAGTTAAACAAGATGACGTACTTATTGAAATAGGATCGTATGTTAAATCCATGCCTTTACTAATCACAGGAGCTATAAAAATTTTAAGGCAAGATAATGATGGTGATGAGTTATTACTTTATTTTTTAGAAAAGGGAGATACTTGTGCTATGACTTTAACCTGTTGTTTAGGACGTACCAAAAGTGAAATTCGTGCCATTGCAGAAACAGATGCGAGATTGATTATGATTCCAATCGAGAAAATGGAAGAATGGTCCTCTAAATATAAAAGTTGGAGAAATTTTGTTTTTGAAAGTTATCATAGCCGATTAAATGAAATGTTAGATACTATTGATAGTATAGCTTTTTTGAAAATGGATGCACGATTGCTAAAATATCTCAACGAAAAAGCGCGTGTTTCAGAAGATTATACTATATATAGCACGCATCAGGACATAGCTTATGAATTGAATACCTCCCGTGTGGTTGTTTCCCGATTACTTAAAAAACTAGAAAATATGGGGAAGGTTCAGCTAAACCGAAATTATATAATCCTAAACAAAGAATAG